One Mugil cephalus isolate CIBA_MC_2020 chromosome 10, CIBA_Mcephalus_1.1, whole genome shotgun sequence genomic window carries:
- the LOC125014676 gene encoding zinc finger protein 609-like isoform X1 yields MSLSSSPAGGKGVDSNAVDAYDSGDEWDIGVGNLIIDLDADLEKDKLEMSSSKEGGGMGAPPSAVAVLPDNIKFVSPVATAQGKESKSKSKRSKNSKESVKVPVSDGAKKEVQGRVPGDPPPQNLNSTPTKGTDKSSKPSRILPPVKKDKDGVSGKSKKEKMDVVATGVINTEKESGAPILTLGAARSSPFEDQPNPELVSSEQLGNMTLDSGTGIGQSVTMTMEQEEVDSSDCRNMKKVLSGEKMESPVSAPTLPPLHLLGPVANSSDISSPCEQIMVRTRSVAVNTADAALATEPECLGPCEPGTSVNLEGIVWQETEDGMLVVNVTWRNKTYVGTLLDCTRHDWAPPRFCESPTSDVEMRSGRGRGKRMRPSSNTPLNDNSNSSDNKGSSSSSSKTRSAAANGKGRRGSQTATCAEDAKASPSSAKRKTKPASDMEPTSSSEDTKASKRMRTNSTGGGPPLLGGKTESLPPPQLDRTCPSPVLIDCPHPNCNKKYKHINGLKYHQARAHNDHDIRLDQDGDSEHGEDTVLHSDLSSCNGAAISPARSTTPKGTPSLSSGKLISKGKKKTGEAELEMTDAGEEGACLTDEASNDGMDDRRAKKVASGGKPDKLAQKGLKPGRPVAHGTPGVPLPYSLQTPSPALGSVVQSVPKSPQLKTIQPKPPPLTEASAIPTIAKDKKKKDKKKREGAREGDSPKAMCKTGRPEEGKSPYSEASDPLLNGSTEAHQSRLASIKAEADKVYSFSDNAPSPSIGVASRIEAGLVVPLHLNQNGADNTSVKTSSPAYSDISDAGEDGEGKAEGVKVKPEPDLGLREGAKKALFPAQATNKESPYYPTYDSYYSPSYSNPSPGAAPTHVEGAQVKVKREEDLEVGEDSKPKVEPPEERKPEPGPQQPSVIQQRSNMYTQPLYYNQYYVPPYSYSPDQTYHAHLLTTNPAYRQQYEDRQRQADKKSEGKERETCGKDEWKQKPSMPPTLSRAPSLTELGSKGGLNPAKPKESPGASEQSKSVIMAKGEDPKVPASQTEGLKIKLSEAGDHGKEEAKSGMELGRPAGAEPTMWYRQEPDSRLWPYVYPSKYSEAPKSQEEDRWKDERERERDRKGKEDRPRPKEGLQKEEMKEGTEGRTQLPPEEHRGAGKEVRPSHMQFPSTLAQHQGYMPYMHGPYAYSQGYEPSHPGCRAIPSVMMQNYPGSYLPAGYSFSYGGKVPAGEDGEKPSRSSPTVKPMSEAKALDLLQQHASQYKSKSPSIQDNKAAHERDRERERDRERERDRERDGERPRSSPSQRILPSHHHLGYPLLSGQYDLSYPSGLSSSAIVASQQASAPSMYPPARRHT; encoded by the exons ATGTCCCTCAGCAGCAGTCCTGCAGGCGGGAAAGGTGTGGACTCCAACGCGGTGGACGCGTATGACAGTGGTGATGAGTGGGATATCGGTGTTGGCAATCTAATTATTGACCTGGATGCCGATTTAGAGAAGGACAAATTAGAGATGTCAAGTAGTaaggagggagggggcatgGGTGCCCCTCCCAGCGCTGTGGCTGTTTTACCTGACAATATCAAGTTTGTTAGTCCTGTAGCCACCGCACAGGGCAAGGAGAGCAAATCAAAATCAAAGCGTAGTAAAAACTCTAAGGAGAGTGTTAAGGTTCCAGTCTCAGATGGAGCGAAGAAGGAGGTTCAGGGCCGGGTACCCGGTGACCCACCACCGCAGAACCTCAACTCTACTCCGACTAAGGGAACTGACAAGTCTAGTAAACCCTCCCGTATCCTCCCTCCTGTGAAAAAGGACAAAGATGGGGTGTCTGGGAAAAGTAAGAAGGAGAAAATGGATGTTGTGGCCACAGGAGTGATTAACACTGAGAAAGAATCCGGGGCCCCTATCCTGACATTAGGGGCCGCTCGCAGTAGCCCATTTGAGGACCAACCAAACCCAGAGCTGGTCTCATCAGAACAGCTTGGGAATATGACACTGGACTCAGGAACAGGAATTGGCCAGAGCGTTACCATGACaatggagcaggaggaggtggacagcAGTGATTGCCGAAATATGAAGAAAGTCCTCAGTGGTGAGAAG ATGGAGTCTCCGGTCTCTGCTccaactcttcctcctctgcacctcCTTGGCCCTGTTGCCAACAGCAGCGACATCTCGTCCCCCTGTGAGCAAATCATGGTTCGCACTCGGTCAGTTGCAGTGAACACAGCTGACGCTGCACTTGCAACTGAGCCAGAATGTCTAGGACCCTGTGAGCCAGGCACCAGTGTTAACCTGGAGGGCATTGTGTGGCAGGAGACGGAGGATG GAATGTTGGTTGTCAATGTCACCTGGAGGAACAAGACATATGTCGGAACCCTGTTAGACTGTACGAGACATGACTGGGCCCCACCAAG gttcTGTGAGTCTCCAACCAGTGATGTGGAGATGCGAAGTGGTCGTGGTCGGGGGAAAAGGATGCGTCCCAGCAGTAATACACCATTGAATGACAACAGCAATTCCTCAGACAACAAAGggagtagcagtagcagtagcaagaCACGTAGTGCTGCTGCAAATGGCAAAGGTCGGCGGGGTAGCCAGACAGCCACTTGTGCTGAAGATGCTAAGGCCAGCCCATCCTCTGCCAAGAGAAAGACCAAACCTGCCTCTGATATGGAACCCACCTCCAGCTCTGAGGACACCAAAGCTTCAAAGCGCATGAGAACTAACTCAACTGGTGGTGGGCCCCCACTTCTGGGAGGTAAAACGGAATCCCTTCCACCGCCACAGCTGGATCGCACTTGCCCTTCTCCTGTACTCATTGACTGCCCCCATCCTAACTGCAACAAGAAGTATAAGCATATCAATGGACTGAAATATCACCAGGCTCGTGCTCACAATGACCATGACATCCGATTAGACCAGGATGGAGACAGTGAACATGGGGAGGACACTGTCCTCCATTCTGACCTATCTTCCTGCAAtggtgctgccatctcccctgCCCGCTCGACTACACCAAAGGgaactccctccctctcatcgGGAAAATTAATCTcaaaggggaagaagaagacaggGGAGGCTGAGCTTGAGATGACGGATGCTGGTGAGGAAGGGGCGTGTTTGACTGATGAAGCCAGTAACGATGGTATGGACGACAGAAGGGCCAAAAAAGTGGCATCTGGCGGCAAACCTGATAAACTGGCGCAAAAAGGCTTGAAGCCAGGCCGCCCTGTAGCTCATGGCACCCCTGGAGTCCCCTTGCCATACTCCCTGCAGACACCCTCCCCTGCTTTGGGCTCAGTGGTACAGTCAGTACCCAAGAGTCCCCAGCTGAAGACCATCCAACCTAAACCACCACCACTAACTGAAGCCTCTGCCATCCCTACCATTGCCaaggacaagaaaaagaaagataagaaaaagagggagggagcgagagaggggGACAGTCCAAAGGCAATGTGTAAGACAGGGAGGCCAGAAGAGGGGAAGAGCCCATACTCTGAGGCATCAGATCCTTTGCTTAATGGTTCCACAGAAGCTCATCAAAGTCGGTTGGCCAGCATCAAAGCTGAGGCCGACAAGGTGTACAGCTTCTCAGACAATGCCCCCAGCCCGTCCATTGGAGTGGCCAGCAGGATCGAGGCTGGCCTTGTAGTTCCCCTCCACCTGAACCAGAATGGAGCTGACAACACATCAGTCAAGACTAGCAGCCCCGCCTATTCTGACATCTCTGACGcaggggaggacggggaggggaAGGCAGAGGGAGTGAAGGTGAAGCCGGAGCCTGACCTGGGACTCCGTGAAGGCGCAAAGAAGGCACTATTTCCCGCTCAGGCTACCAATAAGGAATCACCATACTACCCCACCTACGACTCTTACTACTCCCCAAGCTACTCCAACCCCAGCCCCGGAGCAGCCCCAACTCATGTCGAAGGAGCACAGGTAAAGGTTAAAAGGGAGGAAGATCTGGAGGTAGGAGAGGATAGCAAACCCAAGGTTGAGCCTCCAGAGGAGAGAAAGCCTGAGCCAGGACCTCAACAGCCATCAGTCATCCAGCAACGCTCCAACATGTATACCCAACCTCTGTACTACAACCAATACTACGTCCCCCCCTACTCCTACTCCCCGGATCAGACATACCACGCCCACCTATTGACTACAAACCCTGCCTACCGCCAGCAGTATGAAGACAGGCAGCGTCAGGCTGACAAGAAGTCAGAGGGCAAGGAGCGTGAAACTTGTGGGAAAGATGAATGGAAGCAGAAACCCTCAATGCCCCCCACTCTGTCTAGAGCACCTAGTCTCACTGAACTGGGTTCTAAGGGTGGACTGAACCCAGCTAAGCCCAAAGAGTCCCCAGGGGCTTCAGAACAGTCCAAGTCTGTCATCATGGCAAAAGGAGAAGACCCCAAGGTTCCTGCTAGTCAGACTGAAGGTCTGAAGATCAAGCTGAGTGAAGCAGGGGATCATGGAAAAGAGGAGGCCAAGTCTGGGATGGAACTGGGCAGGCCAGCTGGTGCAGAGCCTACAATGTGGTACAGACAG GAGCCAGACTCGCGGTTATGGCCCTATGTCTACCCCAGCAAATACTCAGAGGCTCCCAAGTCACAGGAAGAGGACAGATGGAAGGATGAGAGGGAGCGAGAGCGTGacaggaaagggaaggaggacCGGCCGCGGCCCAAAGAAGGTCTCCaaaaagaggagatgaaggagggaaCTGAGGGAAGGACACAGCTGCCCCCAGAGGAACACCGTGGGGCAGGGAAGGAGGTGCGCCCCAGTCACATGCAGTTTCCCTCCACCCTTGCCCAGCACCAGGGCTATATGCCCTATATGCACGGACCTTATGCCTACAGCCAGGGCTATGAGCCCAGCCACCCCGGCTGCAGAGCCATTCCCTCAGTTATGATGCAGAACTACCCAG gCTCCTACCTGCCAGCTGGTTATTCCTTCTCATATGGTGGGAAGGTTCCTGCAGGGGAGGATGGGGAGAAACCCTCCAGGTCCAGTCCAACAGTAAAACCGATGAGTGAGGCCAAAGCGCTcgacctgctgcagcagcatgcCAGCCAATACAAAAGCAAATCGCCTTCCATCCAAGACAACAAGGCCGCACATgagcgagacagagagagggagagagacagggaaagggagagagacCGTGAGAGAGACGGCGAGCGGCCACGATCGTCACCTTCCCAGCGCATCCTGCCTTCTCATCATCACCTAGGATACCCGTTGTTGTCAGGACAGTATGACCTGTCCTATCCCTCAG GCCTCTCTTCGTCTGCCATTGTTGCCAGTCAGCAAGCATCTGCCCCATCCATGTACCCCCCTGCACGGAG GCAcacctga
- the LOC125014676 gene encoding zinc finger protein 609-like isoform X2: MSLSSSPAGGKGVDSNAVDAYDSGDEWDIGVGNLIIDLDADLEKDKLEMSSSKEGGGMGAPPSAVAVLPDNIKFVSPVATAQGKESKSKSKRSKNSKESVKVPVSDGAKKEVQGRVPGDPPPQNLNSTPTKGTDKSSKPSRILPPVKKDKDGVSGKSKKEKMDVVATGVINTEKESGAPILTLGAARSSPFEDQPNPELVSSEQLGNMTLDSGTGIGQSVTMTMEQEEVDSSDCRNMKKVLSGEKMESPVSAPTLPPLHLLGPVANSSDISSPCEQIMVRTRSVAVNTADAALATEPECLGPCEPGTSVNLEGIVWQETEDGMLVVNVTWRNKTYVGTLLDCTRHDWAPPRFCESPTSDVEMRSGRGRGKRMRPSSNTPLNDNSNSSDNKGSSSSSSKTRSAAANGKGRRGSQTATCAEDAKASPSSAKRKTKPASDMEPTSSSEDTKASKRMRTNSTGGGPPLLGGKTESLPPPQLDRTCPSPVLIDCPHPNCNKKYKHINGLKYHQARAHNDHDIRLDQDGDSEHGEDTVLHSDLSSCNGAAISPARSTTPKGTPSLSSGKLISKGKKKTGEAELEMTDAGEEGACLTDEASNDGMDDRRAKKVASGGKPDKLAQKGLKPGRPVAHGTPGVPLPYSLQTPSPALGSVVQSVPKSPQLKTIQPKPPPLTEASAIPTIAKDKKKKDKKKREGAREGDSPKAMCKTGRPEEGKSPYSEASDPLLNGSTEAHQSRLASIKAEADKVYSFSDNAPSPSIGVASRIEAGLVVPLHLNQNGADNTSVKTSSPAYSDISDAGEDGEGKAEGVKVKPEPDLGLREGAKKALFPAQATNKESPYYPTYDSYYSPSYSNPSPGAAPTHVEGAQVKVKREEDLEVGEDSKPKVEPPEERKPEPGPQQPSVIQQRSNMYTQPLYYNQYYVPPYSYSPDQTYHAHLLTTNPAYRQQYEDRQRQADKKSEGKERETCGKDEWKQKPSMPPTLSRAPSLTELGSKGGLNPAKPKESPGASEQSKSVIMAKGEDPKVPASQTEGLKIKLSEAGDHGKEEAKSGMELGRPAGAEPTMWYRQEPDSRLWPYVYPSKYSEAPKSQEEDRWKDERERERDRKGKEDRPRPKEGLQKEEMKEGTEGRTQLPPEEHRGAGKEVRPSHMQFPSTLAQHQGYMPYMHGPYAYSQGYEPSHPGCRAIPSVMMQNYPGSYLPAGYSFSYGGKVPAGEDGEKPSRSSPTVKPMSEAKALDLLQQHASQYKSKSPSIQDNKAAHERDRERERDRERERDRERDGERPRSSPSQRILPSHHHLGYPLLSGQYDLSYPSGLSSSAIVASQQASAPSMYPPARR; encoded by the exons ATGTCCCTCAGCAGCAGTCCTGCAGGCGGGAAAGGTGTGGACTCCAACGCGGTGGACGCGTATGACAGTGGTGATGAGTGGGATATCGGTGTTGGCAATCTAATTATTGACCTGGATGCCGATTTAGAGAAGGACAAATTAGAGATGTCAAGTAGTaaggagggagggggcatgGGTGCCCCTCCCAGCGCTGTGGCTGTTTTACCTGACAATATCAAGTTTGTTAGTCCTGTAGCCACCGCACAGGGCAAGGAGAGCAAATCAAAATCAAAGCGTAGTAAAAACTCTAAGGAGAGTGTTAAGGTTCCAGTCTCAGATGGAGCGAAGAAGGAGGTTCAGGGCCGGGTACCCGGTGACCCACCACCGCAGAACCTCAACTCTACTCCGACTAAGGGAACTGACAAGTCTAGTAAACCCTCCCGTATCCTCCCTCCTGTGAAAAAGGACAAAGATGGGGTGTCTGGGAAAAGTAAGAAGGAGAAAATGGATGTTGTGGCCACAGGAGTGATTAACACTGAGAAAGAATCCGGGGCCCCTATCCTGACATTAGGGGCCGCTCGCAGTAGCCCATTTGAGGACCAACCAAACCCAGAGCTGGTCTCATCAGAACAGCTTGGGAATATGACACTGGACTCAGGAACAGGAATTGGCCAGAGCGTTACCATGACaatggagcaggaggaggtggacagcAGTGATTGCCGAAATATGAAGAAAGTCCTCAGTGGTGAGAAG ATGGAGTCTCCGGTCTCTGCTccaactcttcctcctctgcacctcCTTGGCCCTGTTGCCAACAGCAGCGACATCTCGTCCCCCTGTGAGCAAATCATGGTTCGCACTCGGTCAGTTGCAGTGAACACAGCTGACGCTGCACTTGCAACTGAGCCAGAATGTCTAGGACCCTGTGAGCCAGGCACCAGTGTTAACCTGGAGGGCATTGTGTGGCAGGAGACGGAGGATG GAATGTTGGTTGTCAATGTCACCTGGAGGAACAAGACATATGTCGGAACCCTGTTAGACTGTACGAGACATGACTGGGCCCCACCAAG gttcTGTGAGTCTCCAACCAGTGATGTGGAGATGCGAAGTGGTCGTGGTCGGGGGAAAAGGATGCGTCCCAGCAGTAATACACCATTGAATGACAACAGCAATTCCTCAGACAACAAAGggagtagcagtagcagtagcaagaCACGTAGTGCTGCTGCAAATGGCAAAGGTCGGCGGGGTAGCCAGACAGCCACTTGTGCTGAAGATGCTAAGGCCAGCCCATCCTCTGCCAAGAGAAAGACCAAACCTGCCTCTGATATGGAACCCACCTCCAGCTCTGAGGACACCAAAGCTTCAAAGCGCATGAGAACTAACTCAACTGGTGGTGGGCCCCCACTTCTGGGAGGTAAAACGGAATCCCTTCCACCGCCACAGCTGGATCGCACTTGCCCTTCTCCTGTACTCATTGACTGCCCCCATCCTAACTGCAACAAGAAGTATAAGCATATCAATGGACTGAAATATCACCAGGCTCGTGCTCACAATGACCATGACATCCGATTAGACCAGGATGGAGACAGTGAACATGGGGAGGACACTGTCCTCCATTCTGACCTATCTTCCTGCAAtggtgctgccatctcccctgCCCGCTCGACTACACCAAAGGgaactccctccctctcatcgGGAAAATTAATCTcaaaggggaagaagaagacaggGGAGGCTGAGCTTGAGATGACGGATGCTGGTGAGGAAGGGGCGTGTTTGACTGATGAAGCCAGTAACGATGGTATGGACGACAGAAGGGCCAAAAAAGTGGCATCTGGCGGCAAACCTGATAAACTGGCGCAAAAAGGCTTGAAGCCAGGCCGCCCTGTAGCTCATGGCACCCCTGGAGTCCCCTTGCCATACTCCCTGCAGACACCCTCCCCTGCTTTGGGCTCAGTGGTACAGTCAGTACCCAAGAGTCCCCAGCTGAAGACCATCCAACCTAAACCACCACCACTAACTGAAGCCTCTGCCATCCCTACCATTGCCaaggacaagaaaaagaaagataagaaaaagagggagggagcgagagaggggGACAGTCCAAAGGCAATGTGTAAGACAGGGAGGCCAGAAGAGGGGAAGAGCCCATACTCTGAGGCATCAGATCCTTTGCTTAATGGTTCCACAGAAGCTCATCAAAGTCGGTTGGCCAGCATCAAAGCTGAGGCCGACAAGGTGTACAGCTTCTCAGACAATGCCCCCAGCCCGTCCATTGGAGTGGCCAGCAGGATCGAGGCTGGCCTTGTAGTTCCCCTCCACCTGAACCAGAATGGAGCTGACAACACATCAGTCAAGACTAGCAGCCCCGCCTATTCTGACATCTCTGACGcaggggaggacggggaggggaAGGCAGAGGGAGTGAAGGTGAAGCCGGAGCCTGACCTGGGACTCCGTGAAGGCGCAAAGAAGGCACTATTTCCCGCTCAGGCTACCAATAAGGAATCACCATACTACCCCACCTACGACTCTTACTACTCCCCAAGCTACTCCAACCCCAGCCCCGGAGCAGCCCCAACTCATGTCGAAGGAGCACAGGTAAAGGTTAAAAGGGAGGAAGATCTGGAGGTAGGAGAGGATAGCAAACCCAAGGTTGAGCCTCCAGAGGAGAGAAAGCCTGAGCCAGGACCTCAACAGCCATCAGTCATCCAGCAACGCTCCAACATGTATACCCAACCTCTGTACTACAACCAATACTACGTCCCCCCCTACTCCTACTCCCCGGATCAGACATACCACGCCCACCTATTGACTACAAACCCTGCCTACCGCCAGCAGTATGAAGACAGGCAGCGTCAGGCTGACAAGAAGTCAGAGGGCAAGGAGCGTGAAACTTGTGGGAAAGATGAATGGAAGCAGAAACCCTCAATGCCCCCCACTCTGTCTAGAGCACCTAGTCTCACTGAACTGGGTTCTAAGGGTGGACTGAACCCAGCTAAGCCCAAAGAGTCCCCAGGGGCTTCAGAACAGTCCAAGTCTGTCATCATGGCAAAAGGAGAAGACCCCAAGGTTCCTGCTAGTCAGACTGAAGGTCTGAAGATCAAGCTGAGTGAAGCAGGGGATCATGGAAAAGAGGAGGCCAAGTCTGGGATGGAACTGGGCAGGCCAGCTGGTGCAGAGCCTACAATGTGGTACAGACAG GAGCCAGACTCGCGGTTATGGCCCTATGTCTACCCCAGCAAATACTCAGAGGCTCCCAAGTCACAGGAAGAGGACAGATGGAAGGATGAGAGGGAGCGAGAGCGTGacaggaaagggaaggaggacCGGCCGCGGCCCAAAGAAGGTCTCCaaaaagaggagatgaaggagggaaCTGAGGGAAGGACACAGCTGCCCCCAGAGGAACACCGTGGGGCAGGGAAGGAGGTGCGCCCCAGTCACATGCAGTTTCCCTCCACCCTTGCCCAGCACCAGGGCTATATGCCCTATATGCACGGACCTTATGCCTACAGCCAGGGCTATGAGCCCAGCCACCCCGGCTGCAGAGCCATTCCCTCAGTTATGATGCAGAACTACCCAG gCTCCTACCTGCCAGCTGGTTATTCCTTCTCATATGGTGGGAAGGTTCCTGCAGGGGAGGATGGGGAGAAACCCTCCAGGTCCAGTCCAACAGTAAAACCGATGAGTGAGGCCAAAGCGCTcgacctgctgcagcagcatgcCAGCCAATACAAAAGCAAATCGCCTTCCATCCAAGACAACAAGGCCGCACATgagcgagacagagagagggagagagacagggaaagggagagagacCGTGAGAGAGACGGCGAGCGGCCACGATCGTCACCTTCCCAGCGCATCCTGCCTTCTCATCATCACCTAGGATACCCGTTGTTGTCAGGACAGTATGACCTGTCCTATCCCTCAG GCCTCTCTTCGTCTGCCATTGTTGCCAGTCAGCAAGCATCTGCCCCATCCATGTACCCCCCTGCACGGAGGTGA